The proteins below are encoded in one region of Fervidicoccaceae archaeon:
- a CDS encoding DUF499 domain-containing protein, translating to MSIVAQVPPLKSIRVRKEILEGNYTPAIDIVHIDRGTAPEFLRNPAEFFKRTAVTQGIKKLVIMVLMSLLNIREDVVGGVRCRVESRLFVLPSLFGGGKSHALATLYHVLKVIRESRTPREAAEVLAILDKDIADYVVKNWQRFHEATKIKVVVVHGGESDHAPTPLDNKPIKTIWGYIADKLGNYQLVAVQDNNVVAPSKDQLRTLLNGSSAVILIDEIAQYYGRIPENMRPLVNQFILVLSELLTTEDIQSCAVVITIPFSPETGRLEKAHEKLFDVDVIKRVLDRTRGTTIVVTSFGDIASIVRKRIFDEDPAKLASLGRKIGEMIVNAVPATEIRDHLVRRKLVDELEKTYPVHPETIETLRVLHQYLSEHFQLTRSPLAIVAESLRAVELGCFDWTGFEPHLLMPYYVPVFDEAVLVSNLPSTERDFQRFVSVLRSSVVSESTSVDVKCTVKPVHEQYVDKEYVPAAYAISVYIWLRSLAGRGLVSNKDIYPTTRDVAYAVIDLPVAKDSKWYDAEATLRYLSGKLPHLHVHEDRWFMKWTPRLQELMNRYAEKVTDDEVETVLRNQLDTGFKKVRSGLPLLGEAAVFHNEIREEGAVPTIVVYTEPVPDSELAEQVKYTNTLILVPDTESRIPPDEAKRYGVKAETYWEALRSAIKYHIVCRDKLTEEVLAEEYEADIREEPDLLKKLKQDVSKCEKDYLKYTEVLISKVYNTVKLKRGGRILSLKLSEIVREKQVFKAVEETLCSNSFILSEMDENWVLDVARVLLGESAVQDSVMLNNVWINLLTGNREDIPVMSLKWFVENALKPVKNLEYAVKIEGKLYWKSVLSSKSEALARVKSGGAGSLTDEEYESIAKEALSSMKQGRPVVLTKYTSILEEWLENAKRSLESNEILVFTDGERELTLDALRQLPGYGELIRTTYVAYKEKIAVRVDIDAPGEAEAEAPILIKLNLKAVAPVVERAKLRITAKGAEPAQIEEDVAVPFSRSFELKPEKNAGEVVVTAVVLDEKGSVLGRGEKTVRIRRPVLAPEEVTLTLTVRDAKEYLEAGRVVALKAMEISSFEDFHRAVAVSRELVGSITVKAVMDKIRVEADNLSVDEAIQVLSLVRDLTDSFEVRDLRITVHVPEDKMSEVEKIKELPDNLRLTVLVKG from the coding sequence ATGTCCATTGTAGCTCAGGTCCCGCCTCTGAAGAGCATCAGAGTTAGAAAGGAAATCCTGGAAGGAAACTACACTCCGGCAATCGACATAGTACACATCGATAGGGGCACCGCACCCGAGTTCCTCAGAAACCCGGCTGAGTTCTTCAAGAGAACAGCTGTTACTCAGGGGATCAAGAAGCTTGTGATAATGGTACTGATGAGCCTCCTGAACATCAGAGAGGACGTAGTTGGAGGTGTGAGGTGCCGCGTTGAGTCAAGACTCTTCGTTCTTCCATCGCTGTTCGGAGGCGGAAAATCCCATGCTCTGGCAACCCTTTACCACGTGCTCAAGGTCATACGGGAGTCTAGAACCCCACGAGAAGCCGCAGAGGTTCTCGCCATCTTAGACAAAGACATAGCTGACTACGTGGTGAAGAACTGGCAGAGGTTCCACGAGGCGACGAAAATCAAGGTGGTTGTCGTCCATGGAGGTGAAAGCGACCACGCGCCAACACCGCTCGACAACAAGCCCATTAAGACCATCTGGGGCTACATAGCCGATAAGCTCGGAAACTACCAGCTCGTAGCCGTGCAGGACAACAATGTCGTAGCACCTTCGAAAGACCAGCTTAGAACCCTGCTGAACGGAAGCAGTGCGGTAATACTCATTGACGAGATAGCACAGTATTACGGAAGAATACCCGAAAACATGCGACCCCTGGTGAACCAGTTCATCCTGGTACTCTCGGAACTACTCACAACAGAGGATATACAGTCCTGCGCGGTGGTTATAACCATTCCCTTCAGCCCCGAGACAGGGAGACTCGAGAAGGCGCACGAGAAGCTCTTTGACGTTGACGTCATAAAGAGAGTGCTCGATAGAACCCGAGGAACCACGATAGTCGTCACGTCATTCGGGGACATAGCGTCGATCGTCAGGAAGAGGATTTTCGACGAGGACCCCGCTAAGCTCGCAAGCCTTGGAAGGAAGATCGGCGAAATGATAGTAAACGCTGTGCCCGCCACCGAGATCAGAGACCACCTGGTGAGGCGTAAGCTTGTAGACGAGCTCGAGAAAACCTACCCGGTTCACCCGGAGACCATAGAAACCCTGAGGGTTCTCCACCAGTACCTGAGCGAGCACTTCCAGCTCACCAGGAGCCCTCTGGCAATTGTAGCCGAATCCCTCAGAGCTGTTGAGCTCGGATGCTTTGACTGGACGGGTTTTGAACCGCATCTCCTCATGCCGTACTACGTGCCCGTCTTCGACGAAGCTGTCCTCGTCTCCAATTTGCCATCAACTGAGAGAGATTTCCAGAGGTTCGTGAGCGTCCTCAGGAGCTCTGTTGTTAGTGAGAGTACCTCAGTAGACGTGAAATGCACGGTTAAACCAGTTCACGAGCAGTACGTAGATAAGGAATACGTTCCCGCGGCGTACGCTATCTCCGTCTACATCTGGCTGAGAAGCCTCGCTGGAAGAGGCCTTGTAAGCAACAAGGACATATACCCAACGACCAGGGATGTCGCTTACGCAGTAATCGACCTCCCGGTAGCCAAGGACAGTAAGTGGTACGATGCCGAGGCTACACTAAGGTACCTCTCAGGTAAGCTCCCACATCTCCACGTCCACGAAGACCGGTGGTTCATGAAGTGGACTCCGAGGCTACAGGAACTGATGAACAGGTACGCTGAGAAGGTAACAGACGATGAAGTTGAAACCGTCCTGAGGAACCAGCTGGACACGGGCTTCAAGAAAGTGAGAAGCGGGCTACCACTACTGGGTGAAGCCGCTGTTTTCCACAACGAGATCAGAGAGGAGGGTGCAGTTCCAACCATCGTAGTATACACGGAGCCGGTCCCAGACAGCGAACTCGCTGAGCAAGTCAAGTACACGAACACGCTGATACTAGTCCCCGACACCGAGTCCAGAATCCCCCCTGATGAAGCGAAGAGGTACGGTGTGAAAGCCGAAACCTACTGGGAAGCCCTGAGGAGCGCGATCAAGTACCACATTGTCTGCAGAGATAAGCTCACCGAAGAGGTTCTCGCAGAGGAGTACGAAGCCGACATCAGGGAGGAGCCGGACCTCCTGAAAAAGCTGAAGCAGGATGTATCGAAGTGCGAAAAAGACTACCTCAAGTACACCGAGGTCCTGATAAGCAAAGTATACAACACCGTTAAGCTCAAGCGCGGAGGGAGAATACTGTCGCTGAAGCTTAGCGAAATCGTGCGGGAGAAACAGGTGTTCAAGGCTGTTGAAGAAACACTTTGCAGTAACTCGTTCATCCTCTCGGAGATGGATGAGAACTGGGTGCTGGATGTAGCCAGGGTTCTCCTAGGAGAGAGCGCGGTCCAGGACAGCGTTATGCTCAACAACGTGTGGATCAACCTGCTCACCGGAAACCGAGAGGACATACCAGTCATGAGCTTGAAGTGGTTCGTGGAGAACGCTCTGAAACCCGTCAAGAACCTCGAGTACGCCGTCAAGATCGAGGGTAAACTCTACTGGAAGAGCGTGCTCTCCTCGAAGAGCGAAGCACTAGCCCGTGTAAAGAGCGGTGGAGCCGGCTCCCTAACCGACGAGGAGTACGAGAGCATTGCTAAGGAAGCCCTGAGCTCCATGAAGCAGGGGAGACCAGTGGTTTTAACGAAGTACACGAGCATCCTCGAGGAGTGGCTGGAGAACGCCAAGAGGAGCCTCGAGAGCAACGAGATCCTGGTGTTCACGGACGGAGAACGAGAGCTCACCCTCGATGCTCTGCGCCAGCTACCGGGCTACGGCGAGCTCATTAGAACAACGTACGTTGCCTACAAGGAGAAGATCGCTGTCCGAGTAGACATCGACGCCCCCGGGGAAGCTGAAGCCGAAGCACCTATCCTCATCAAGCTGAACCTGAAGGCTGTTGCACCCGTCGTCGAGAGAGCAAAGCTGAGGATCACAGCGAAGGGTGCAGAGCCAGCGCAAATCGAAGAAGACGTTGCCGTACCGTTCAGCAGGAGCTTTGAGCTAAAACCCGAGAAGAACGCTGGAGAGGTCGTGGTCACAGCAGTGGTTCTAGACGAGAAGGGATCAGTACTGGGGCGCGGAGAGAAAACCGTACGCATACGTAGACCCGTGCTCGCTCCAGAGGAAGTCACTCTCACTCTCACGGTTCGCGACGCTAAAGAGTACCTCGAGGCTGGCAGAGTCGTGGCTTTGAAAGCAATGGAGATTTCGTCCTTTGAAGACTTCCACAGAGCAGTAGCGGTCTCAAGGGAGCTGGTGGGCTCAATCACCGTAAAAGCCGTTATGGACAAGATCCGAGTGGAAGCCGACAACCTATCCGTGGACGAAGCAATCCAGGTCCTATCGCTAGTCAGAGACTTAACCGATAGCTTCGAGGTGAGAGACCTGAGAATCACCGTGCATGTGCCAGAGGACAAGATGAGCGAAGTCGAGAAAATCAAGGAGCTCCCGGACAACCTCCGCTTAACAGTCCTGGTGAAAGGGTGA